Sequence from the Dehalococcoidia bacterium genome:
TTGTATTTGACCGGACATTGGATACCGGAATGTTTTACGCGCAGCTTGGTAAGAGTTAAGGGGCCATGCCTCGAGGTATACATCAACCATAAATGGCTGATAAGCGAAGTCGTTCAAATAGACCCATTGCAGTGCTATATCGTCTACCGTGCCACCAGCTTTTTCCATAAAAACTCTCATGTTTTCAAAACACTTATCAGTTTGAGCATCTTCCCCAATTACCGGTTCAGAAGTTGATAAATCCCAAGGCACTATTACTGAAGAGAATACATAGCTACCCATTCTGACACCATTTGGTAATGGGTCTTTGTGAGTCAATCCTTGAATTTCTATGCTGGTTCTTTTTTCTCCGGCTACTCCAATTGCCTGTAGCTGGACCCCCCCCTTTCCGGCAGGAAGAGGGAACGAGGTGGTTTTTCGTGCTGGTCTATTGTTAGCGTCGGGAAATAACTCTAGCCAACCAGGATTGATATGCGCACGAAAGTCTTGATTGTCGATGAAATTTGTTATTAGGCCTATTTCATCTGTTGAATGCCCCGCAGCTTCTACCAATGTTTTCAAATTTCCCCAAGCATTTTTAAACTGAAGAGCAGGTTCTTCTGGGATTTCTCCTGTAGCCAAATTGATACCCGATATTCCAGATGTGAATAACAAGCCTCCAACCTCTACAAAATCGGGTGCGATACCTTCTTGAGAAGATAGCCCGGGAAGGTTGGTAATTTTTTTAAATTTACTTTGCGAAGGGGCAATATTAACGGCTAGGGGGATTGTTTTTGCGGGTCTAAGTGCTGGCCTAATATCTTTGTTTTGAAGACGCAGCATAGTTTCCGGTCCTACCAACGCTTCTGCACCTGCTAGGGCTAACTTTTCATCTTCGTCCTCGTTACCTGTTCCACTAACACCTATCCCTCCGATAACTTGGCTTCTGCGATGAATGGTTAACCCTCCATGGAGAGTAGTAATTTTATTATTGGACCAGTCTGCGATTGTACGACCGTCATGGGTGATTTGTTGACGGTAAATTGAAGTATCACGCCCGATGTAGGATGCAGTGTAAGCCTTCCGCTCAGCATTAAGTACATCACTGGCAGATGTACCATCTTGCCTGATCAATAGGACTATTTCGCCATTTTCATCTACTATCGCGACAGCAAAAGGATTTCCTGCAGAGATTCCTTTTGAAAGAATGGCGTCGATAGCCCTTTGAGCATCTTCTATCTCAAGAGTTTCTTTTGAGGGCATGACTAAACACCTTCAACTACAAATACATTCGACGTCGCTGCAGTTTCTCGTATGCCAATTATTGCTTGATATTCTTTTGAGTAATACCAATTGTTGAGGGAGTCCATATCAGGGAATTCAATGATTACTGTTCGCGCAGGTTCCCATTCACCTTCAAGAACCTTACTTCCCCCGCCACGAACTAGAAATTTACCGCCATACATGGCAATAGTATCGGGAACTTGACTGCTATAAGACTTGTAAGATTCAGGGTCATTTATACTCACATTTGCAACTACATAAGCACTCATAATTTATACCTCCAAAGCCTGTAATCCAATGCTTGCTAAAGCTTCATCTCGCATGGTTGAATTCCCGCTCATCGCGATTCCACCAATAACATGATTAGTCTTTGATTTAATGACCAGTCCTCCTTGGAGAGTAGTCAGTTTAGGGTCACCCCAATCTCCTAAGCTCCGACTAGAAGCTTTAACGAAATCATCACGAAACACGACCGTGTCAATACCAAGACGCGCAGCGGTATATGCTTTTGCGCGAGCTCTACCAAGCATTCTGGCGGGAGCCCCGTTTTGCCGCATACAAAGTACTTCAATGCCATTCGAATCAGTTATAGCTAATGCCCCTGGGCTGTCAGCTGAAGTCATAGCGTTAACGATGGCATCCCTAGCCTTTGTAGCTTCACTCAGGCTTATGCTCGTTGTTTCAAACATTAGTGCCCCCTTTAACTCAGGCATATTAATACTTTTGATATGCCTGAGGAAGAATTAGGAAACTTGATTGAGAAATCCGATCAGAAGCTGGTTGTACAGATCTGAATGCTCTATTTGAGGCCAATGCGCACAGTGCGGGAGGATGATGGTAGTGCAACTGGGTATAACCGAGCCCGCTTTGATTGCAGCATCCATTAAAATTTCTCGGTGCGTGCTAGGGTAAAACCAAATTTCATCCCTACCATGTAATAAAAGAGTAGGAACTTGAAGCAGATGTAAATAATCTACAGAACCGTCTGATCCTCGTCTTTTTATTTGGCCTAGGGAGTTTTCCTTTGCGAATTCATAAGCATCCCGATCATTAAGTGTGTTTAACCGGCAGCGGGTAATTTCATCCACCATCGGATGATCTCTGTCATAGAAGAAATCTGCTGTGGCTTTATACATATCTTCATAACTCAACTGAGGTTTAGAAAACATCTCCCTGCCAAAGTCCATACGAGGCGTAGCACGAACCGCCCCTAATTATCATACTACATTTGTCTCGACACTCGGATCACAACCACTGATCGTTAAGCTAAGGAACAATTCGGGGTCGTCTGAAGCAAACTTACTGATAGTCATTCCTCCCATGGAATTACCAACAAGATGAGGATTACGTATTTCTAAAGACTCAATAAATGTATGGAGGAAATAGACAGGCTTGGGGGTTTTTGCATTTGGATTGAGAGTTTTTGAGTTACCGAACCCCGGGGCATCCGGTGCTGTTACACGGAACCCTGCCTCTACTAGTG
This genomic interval carries:
- a CDS encoding heme-binding protein, whose product is MPSKETLEIEDAQRAIDAILSKGISAGNPFAVAIVDENGEIVLLIRQDGTSASDVLNAERKAYTASYIGRDTSIYRQQITHDGRTIADWSNNKITTLHGGLTIHRRSQVIGGIGVSGTGNEDEDEKLALAGAEALVGPETMLRLQNKDIRPALRPAKTIPLAVNIAPSQSKFKKITNLPGLSSQEGIAPDFVEVGGLLFTSGISGINLATGEIPEEPALQFKNAWGNLKTLVEAAGHSTDEIGLITNFIDNQDFRAHINPGWLELFPDANNRPARKTTSFPLPAGKGGVQLQAIGVAGEKRTSIEIQGLTHKDPLPNGVRMGSYVFSSVIVPWDLSTSEPVIGEDAQTDKCFENMRVFMEKAGGTVDDIALQWVYLNDFAYQPFMVDVYLEAWPLNSYQAARKTFRYPMSGQIQIQVIGNINETRSNHEIEGHGHHDPIPMGARIGNLYCSSGVSGVDPNSNDKLEPVEGIEGQAAHGLQNLVSLVESGKGIVDDIGLVTILVQDYADIPIIDKEWIKVFPNEATRPARQIMKMGVQRKNRVQYHMLGVI
- a CDS encoding DUF1330 domain-containing protein codes for the protein MSAYVVANVSINDPESYKSYSSQVPDTIAMYGGKFLVRGGGSKVLEGEWEPARTVIIEFPDMDSLNNWYYSKEYQAIIGIRETAATSNVFVVEGV
- a CDS encoding heme-binding protein — translated: MFETTSISLSEATKARDAIVNAMTSADSPGALAITDSNGIEVLCMRQNGAPARMLGRARAKAYTAARLGIDTVVFRDDFVKASSRSLGDWGDPKLTTLQGGLVIKSKTNHVIGGIAMSGNSTMRDEALASIGLQALEV
- a CDS encoding alpha/beta hydrolase, giving the protein LVEAGFRVTAPDAPGFGNSKTLNPNAKTPKPVYFLHTFIESLEIRNPHLVGNSMGGMTISKFASDDPELFLSLTISGCDPSVETNVV